In one window of Microtus pennsylvanicus isolate mMicPen1 chromosome 2, mMicPen1.hap1, whole genome shotgun sequence DNA:
- the Mapk12 gene encoding mitogen-activated protein kinase 12 isoform X3: protein MRHENVIGLLDVFTPDETLDDFTDFYLVMPFMGTDLGKLMKHETLSEDRIQFLVYQMLKGLKYIHAAGVIHRDLKPGNLAVNEDCELKILDFGLARQADSEMTGYVVTRWYRAPEVILNWMRYTQTVDIWSVGCIMAEMITGKILFKGSDHLDQLKEIMKVTGTPPPEFVQKLQSAEAKNYMEGLPELEKKDFASVLTNASPQAVNLLEKMLVLDSEQRVTAAEALAHPYFESLQDTEDESKAQKYDDSFDDVDRTLEEWKRVTYKEVLSFKPPRQLGARVPKETAL from the exons ATGCGCCACGAGAAC GTGATTGGCCTACTGGATGTGTTCACTCCTGATGAGACTCTGGATGACTTCACAGACTT CTACCTGGTGATGCCGTTCATGGGCACTGATCTGGGCAAGCTGATGAAGCATGAGACTCTGAGTGAAGACAGAATCCAGTTTCTTGTGTATCAGATGCTGAAGGGGCTGAAG TATATCCACGCTGCTGGTGTCATCCACAGA GATTTGAAGCCTGGCAACCTGGCTGTGAATGAAGACTGTGAGCTGAAG ATCCTAGACTTTGGCCTAGCCAGACAGGCAGACAGTGAGATGACGGGATATGTGGTGACCCGGTGGTACCGGGCACCAGAGGTCATCTTGAATTGGATGCGCTACACACAGACAG TGGACATTTGGTCTGTCGGCTGCATCATGGCGGAGATGATTACAGGGAAGATTCTGTTCAAAGGCAGTGACC ACCTGGACCAGCTGAAGGAGATCATGAAGGTCACAGGGACACCCCCTCCTGAGTTTGTACAGAAGTTACAGAGTGCTGAG GCCAAGAACTACATGGAAGGCCTTCCTGAGCTGGAAAAAAAGGATTTTGCCTCTGTCCTGACCAACGCAAGCCCTCAGG CTGTGAACCTTCTAGAAAAGATGCTGGTGCTGGACTCAGAACAGCGGGTGACGGCAGCTGAGGCACTGGCCCATCCGTACTTTGAGTCCCTGCAGGATACCGAGGATGAGTCCAAGGCCCAGAAATACGATGACTCCTTTGATGACGTGGACCGCACCCTTGAGGAGTGGAAGC GTGTTACTTACAAGGAAGTGCTCAGCTTCAAGCCTCCCAGGCAGCTAGGAGCCAGAGTCCCAAAGGAGACAGCTCTATGA
- the Mapk11 gene encoding mitogen-activated protein kinase 11 isoform X2, whose product MGGAAAAAEPTPGGLRRLRLGLGGLRPGARTRPPCSSAYDARLRQKVAVKKLSRPFQSLIHARRTYRELRLLKHLKHENVIGLLDVFTPATSIEDFSEVYLVTTLMGADLNNIVKCQALSDEHVQFLVYQLLRGLKPVCPPLQYIHSAGIIHRDLKPSNVAVNEDCELRILDFGLARQADEEMTGYVATRWYRAPEIMLNWMHYNQTVDIWSVGCIMAELLQGKALFPGNDYIDQLKRIMEVVGTPSPEVLAKISSEHARTYIQSLPPMPQKDLSSVFHGANPLAVDLLGRMLVLDSDQRVSAAEALAHAYFSQYHDPDDEPEAEPYDESVEAKERTLEEWKELTYQEVLSFKPLEPSQLPGTHEIEQ is encoded by the exons GGTGGACTCAGGCCAGGCGCTCGCACTCGCCCACCTTGCAGCTCGGCCTACGACGCGCGTCTGCGCCAGAAGGTGGCTGTGAAGAAGCTGTCTCGGCCTTTCCAATCGCTGATCCACGCGAGGAGGACTTACCGGGAGCTGCGCCTACTCAAACACCTGAAGCACGAGAAC GTCATAGGGCTCCTGGACGTCTTCACGCCGGCTACATCCATCGAGGATTTCAGCGAAGT GTACCTGGTGACCACCCTGATGGGCGCTGACCTGAATAACATCGTCAAGTGTCAGGCACTGAGTGATGAGCATGTTCAGTTCCTCGTCTATCAGCTGCTGCGTGGGCTGAAG CCGGTCTGCCCTCCCCTGCAGTATATCCACTCGGCAGGCATCATCCACAGG GACCTGAAGCCCAGCAATGTAGCGGTGAATGAGGACTGCGAGCTTCGG ATCCTGGACTTCGGGCTAGCGCGTCAGGCTGATGAGGAGATGACCGGATATGTGGCCACACGTTGGTACCGGGCGCCAGAGATCATGTTGAACTGGATGCACTACAACCAGACAG TGGACATCTGGTCTGTGGGCTGCATCATGGCTGAGTTGCTCCAAGGGAAGGCCCTCTTTCCTGGAAATGACT ACATCGACCAGCTGAAGCGAATCATGGAGGTGGTGGGCACACCCAGCCCTGAGGTTCTGGCAAAGATATCCTCAGAGCAT GCTCGGACATACATCCAGTCTCTGCCCCCTATGCCCCAGAAGGATCTCAGCAGTGTCTTCCATGGAGCCAACCCTCTGG CTGTAGACCTCCTTGGAAGGATGCTGGTGCTGGACAGTGACCAAAGGGTCAGTGCAGCAGAAGCCTTGGCTCATGCGTACTTCAGCCAGTACCATGACCCTGACGACGAGCCAGAGGCTGAGCCCTATGATGAAAGTGTCGAGGCCAAGGAGCGCAccctggaggagtggaagg AGCTTACTTACCAGGAAGTCCTTAGCTTCAAGCCCCTGGAGCCATCACAGCTACCTGGCACCCATGAGATTGAGCAGTGA
- the Mapk11 gene encoding mitogen-activated protein kinase 11 isoform X4, which produces MGGAAAAAEPTPGGLRRLRLGLGGLRPGARTRPPCSSAYDARLRQKVAVKKLSRPFQSLIHARRTYRELRLLKHLKHENVIGLLDVFTPATSIEDFSEVYLVTTLMGADLNNIVKCQALSDEHVQFLVYQLLRGLKYIHSAGIIHRDLKPSNVAVNEDCELRILDFGLARQADEEMTGYVATRWYRAPEIMLNWMHYNQTVDIWSVGCIMAELLQGKALFPGNDYIDQLKRIMEVVGTPSPEVLAKISSEHARTYIQSLPPMPQKDLSSVFHGANPLAVDLLGRMLVLDSDQRVSAAEALAHAYFSQYHDPDDEPEAEPYDESVEAKERTLEEWKELTYQEVLSFKPLEPSQLPGTHEIEQ; this is translated from the exons GGTGGACTCAGGCCAGGCGCTCGCACTCGCCCACCTTGCAGCTCGGCCTACGACGCGCGTCTGCGCCAGAAGGTGGCTGTGAAGAAGCTGTCTCGGCCTTTCCAATCGCTGATCCACGCGAGGAGGACTTACCGGGAGCTGCGCCTACTCAAACACCTGAAGCACGAGAAC GTCATAGGGCTCCTGGACGTCTTCACGCCGGCTACATCCATCGAGGATTTCAGCGAAGT GTACCTGGTGACCACCCTGATGGGCGCTGACCTGAATAACATCGTCAAGTGTCAGGCACTGAGTGATGAGCATGTTCAGTTCCTCGTCTATCAGCTGCTGCGTGGGCTGAAG TATATCCACTCGGCAGGCATCATCCACAGG GACCTGAAGCCCAGCAATGTAGCGGTGAATGAGGACTGCGAGCTTCGG ATCCTGGACTTCGGGCTAGCGCGTCAGGCTGATGAGGAGATGACCGGATATGTGGCCACACGTTGGTACCGGGCGCCAGAGATCATGTTGAACTGGATGCACTACAACCAGACAG TGGACATCTGGTCTGTGGGCTGCATCATGGCTGAGTTGCTCCAAGGGAAGGCCCTCTTTCCTGGAAATGACT ACATCGACCAGCTGAAGCGAATCATGGAGGTGGTGGGCACACCCAGCCCTGAGGTTCTGGCAAAGATATCCTCAGAGCAT GCTCGGACATACATCCAGTCTCTGCCCCCTATGCCCCAGAAGGATCTCAGCAGTGTCTTCCATGGAGCCAACCCTCTGG CTGTAGACCTCCTTGGAAGGATGCTGGTGCTGGACAGTGACCAAAGGGTCAGTGCAGCAGAAGCCTTGGCTCATGCGTACTTCAGCCAGTACCATGACCCTGACGACGAGCCAGAGGCTGAGCCCTATGATGAAAGTGTCGAGGCCAAGGAGCGCAccctggaggagtggaagg AGCTTACTTACCAGGAAGTCCTTAGCTTCAAGCCCCTGGAGCCATCACAGCTACCTGGCACCCATGAGATTGAGCAGTGA
- the Mapk12 gene encoding mitogen-activated protein kinase 12 isoform X1 translates to MSSPPPARKGFYRQEVTKTAWEVRAVYQDLQPVGSGAYGAVCSAIDSRTGNKVAIKKLYRPFQSELFAKRAYRELRLLKHMRHENVIGLLDVFTPDETLDDFTDFYLVMPFMGTDLGKLMKHETLSEDRIQFLVYQMLKGLKYIHAAGVIHRDLKPGNLAVNEDCELKILDFGLARQADSEMTGYVVTRWYRAPEVILNWMRYTQTVDIWSVGCIMAEMITGKILFKGSDHLDQLKEIMKVTGTPPPEFVQKLQSAEAKNYMEGLPELEKKDFASVLTNASPQAVNLLEKMLVLDSEQRVTAAEALAHPYFESLQDTEDESKAQKYDDSFDDVDRTLEEWKRVTYKEVLSFKPPRQLGARVPKETAL, encoded by the exons ATGAGCTCCCCGCCACCCGCCCGCAAGGGCTTTTACCGCCAGGAGGTGACCAAAACGGCCTGGGAGGTGCGCGCCGTGTACCAGGACCTGCAGCCCGTGGGCTCTGGTGCCTATGGTGCAGTGTG CTCTGCAATAGACAGCCGCACTGGTAACAAGGTGGCCATCAAGAAGTTGTACCGGCCCTTCCAGTCGGAGCTGTTTGCCAAGCGCGCCTACAGAGAGCTGCGCCTCCTCAAACACATGCGCCACGAGAAC GTGATTGGCCTACTGGATGTGTTCACTCCTGATGAGACTCTGGATGACTTCACAGACTT CTACCTGGTGATGCCGTTCATGGGCACTGATCTGGGCAAGCTGATGAAGCATGAGACTCTGAGTGAAGACAGAATCCAGTTTCTTGTGTATCAGATGCTGAAGGGGCTGAAG TATATCCACGCTGCTGGTGTCATCCACAGA GATTTGAAGCCTGGCAACCTGGCTGTGAATGAAGACTGTGAGCTGAAG ATCCTAGACTTTGGCCTAGCCAGACAGGCAGACAGTGAGATGACGGGATATGTGGTGACCCGGTGGTACCGGGCACCAGAGGTCATCTTGAATTGGATGCGCTACACACAGACAG TGGACATTTGGTCTGTCGGCTGCATCATGGCGGAGATGATTACAGGGAAGATTCTGTTCAAAGGCAGTGACC ACCTGGACCAGCTGAAGGAGATCATGAAGGTCACAGGGACACCCCCTCCTGAGTTTGTACAGAAGTTACAGAGTGCTGAG GCCAAGAACTACATGGAAGGCCTTCCTGAGCTGGAAAAAAAGGATTTTGCCTCTGTCCTGACCAACGCAAGCCCTCAGG CTGTGAACCTTCTAGAAAAGATGCTGGTGCTGGACTCAGAACAGCGGGTGACGGCAGCTGAGGCACTGGCCCATCCGTACTTTGAGTCCCTGCAGGATACCGAGGATGAGTCCAAGGCCCAGAAATACGATGACTCCTTTGATGACGTGGACCGCACCCTTGAGGAGTGGAAGC GTGTTACTTACAAGGAAGTGCTCAGCTTCAAGCCTCCCAGGCAGCTAGGAGCCAGAGTCCCAAAGGAGACAGCTCTATGA
- the Mapk12 gene encoding mitogen-activated protein kinase 12 isoform X2, whose amino-acid sequence MSSPPPARKGFYRQEVTKTAWEVRAVYQDLQPVGSGAYGAVCSAIDSRTGNKVAIKKLYRPFQSELFAKRAYRELRLLKHMRHENVIGLLDVFTPDETLDDFTDFYLVMPFMGTDLGKLMKHETLSEDRIQFLVYQMLKGLKDLKPGNLAVNEDCELKILDFGLARQADSEMTGYVVTRWYRAPEVILNWMRYTQTVDIWSVGCIMAEMITGKILFKGSDHLDQLKEIMKVTGTPPPEFVQKLQSAEAKNYMEGLPELEKKDFASVLTNASPQAVNLLEKMLVLDSEQRVTAAEALAHPYFESLQDTEDESKAQKYDDSFDDVDRTLEEWKRVTYKEVLSFKPPRQLGARVPKETAL is encoded by the exons ATGAGCTCCCCGCCACCCGCCCGCAAGGGCTTTTACCGCCAGGAGGTGACCAAAACGGCCTGGGAGGTGCGCGCCGTGTACCAGGACCTGCAGCCCGTGGGCTCTGGTGCCTATGGTGCAGTGTG CTCTGCAATAGACAGCCGCACTGGTAACAAGGTGGCCATCAAGAAGTTGTACCGGCCCTTCCAGTCGGAGCTGTTTGCCAAGCGCGCCTACAGAGAGCTGCGCCTCCTCAAACACATGCGCCACGAGAAC GTGATTGGCCTACTGGATGTGTTCACTCCTGATGAGACTCTGGATGACTTCACAGACTT CTACCTGGTGATGCCGTTCATGGGCACTGATCTGGGCAAGCTGATGAAGCATGAGACTCTGAGTGAAGACAGAATCCAGTTTCTTGTGTATCAGATGCTGAAGGGGCTGAAG GATTTGAAGCCTGGCAACCTGGCTGTGAATGAAGACTGTGAGCTGAAG ATCCTAGACTTTGGCCTAGCCAGACAGGCAGACAGTGAGATGACGGGATATGTGGTGACCCGGTGGTACCGGGCACCAGAGGTCATCTTGAATTGGATGCGCTACACACAGACAG TGGACATTTGGTCTGTCGGCTGCATCATGGCGGAGATGATTACAGGGAAGATTCTGTTCAAAGGCAGTGACC ACCTGGACCAGCTGAAGGAGATCATGAAGGTCACAGGGACACCCCCTCCTGAGTTTGTACAGAAGTTACAGAGTGCTGAG GCCAAGAACTACATGGAAGGCCTTCCTGAGCTGGAAAAAAAGGATTTTGCCTCTGTCCTGACCAACGCAAGCCCTCAGG CTGTGAACCTTCTAGAAAAGATGCTGGTGCTGGACTCAGAACAGCGGGTGACGGCAGCTGAGGCACTGGCCCATCCGTACTTTGAGTCCCTGCAGGATACCGAGGATGAGTCCAAGGCCCAGAAATACGATGACTCCTTTGATGACGTGGACCGCACCCTTGAGGAGTGGAAGC GTGTTACTTACAAGGAAGTGCTCAGCTTCAAGCCTCCCAGGCAGCTAGGAGCCAGAGTCCCAAAGGAGACAGCTCTATGA